The DNA window GTCCGGGTCGAGCAGGCCCGACTCGGCGTAGACCCGCACGGTGAAGAAGCTGTCGGACTTCCAGCCGGGGATGGTGAACGCGCCCTCGGCGAGCGACTTGGAGTCGTCGTAGAGCTGGCTGAGGTCGATGTCGGAGACCGTGCCCCGGCCCTCGCAGCGGGGGCACATGCCGCCGGTGAGGGTGAAGCTCTGCTTCACGGTCTTGCCGCCGCCGCGTTCGACGGTGATCGCGCCGCTGGCCCGTACGGACGGGACGTTGAAGGAGAACGCCTGCGGCGAGCCGACGTGCGGCTGGCCGAGCCGGCTGAACAGGATGCGCAGCATCGCGTTCGCGTCGGTGGCGGTGCCGACGGTGGAGCGCGGATCGGCGCCCATGCGCTGCTGGTCGACGATGATGGCGGTGGTCAGCCCGTCGAGCACGTCCACCTCGGGCCTGGCCAGGGTCGGCATGAAGCCCTGCACGAAGGCGCTGTAGGTCTCGTTGATCAGCCGCTGCGACTCCGCCGCGATCGTGTCGAAGACCAGGGAGCTCTTGCCCGATCCCGAGACGCCGGTGAACACCGTCAGCCGGCGCTTCGGGATCGCGACGCTCACGTCCTTGAGGTTGTTCTCGCGGGCGCCGTGCACCCGGATCAGGTCGTGGCTGTCGGCGAGGTGGGACGCAGGCGACTGCGTTTCCGTTCGGGGGTCCATGCTCATCGTGTCTCCGTTGGGAAAATCGCCCGGCTCGGGGTCAGTGCACCATATCTACCGCGGCGCGGCCCCGGGGCGCCCGGTCACGCTAGCCGGAGCGCGGCGCCCGGCGCTTCTCGATTCCTGACCCGTCGCGCGGCGGCAGCGGCGCAAGAATGGGTTCCCGGCTCCGGCTCCCCGTCGAACGGCAACCGGAGGAGACCCCATGAAGTTCCTGCTCATCATGCACAACAACCCGCAGGTCTGGGACGCGCTGACCGACGAGGAGCGTCAGGAGGTGATGAGCGGCCACGGCCCGTTCATGGACACCGCGCGCGCGTCGGGAGAGCTGGTCGGCAAGCGGGCGGGGCCGGGCTGCTGGCGCTGATGCTGCTGACCGACGCCCGCCGGGCCGCCCGCACCGGCCAGGACGGCGGCCTCGTGCCGCTGGCCGACCAGAACCGCGCCCGCTGGGGACGCCGCCCTCGTGGAGGAGGGCGTGGCGCTGGTGGGCGGCGCCATGGCCGGGTCGCCGCTCGGCCCGTACCAGCTCCAGGCGGCGATCGCGGCGCTGCACGTCCAGGCGCCGCGGGCCGAGGACACGGCGGCCCGCCGCACCACGAGCCTGCCCGAACAGCGTTACCTGCTCGGCCGGGCGGCCGAGCTCGCCGAGCTGATGTGAGCCAGGGGCCTGGGCCGGTGTGGCGCAGGTCACCTCTCCCTCCTGTCACACGCCCGGGGCGGGCGGCATCTCGTGTCCGACCGACGAGCAATGGGGAGGAACCATCATGAACGCAGCGCTGGAAACCCTGCGCCGTGACTTCGGCGGCGACGTCATCGGCCCGGACGACGCCGGCTACGCCGCCGCCAGTGGATCGCTGCTGGTGCCGGGCAGTCCCGCCCTCGTCCTGCGGCCCAAGACCGTCGCCGACGCGCGGGCGGGCGTGCGCTTCGCGGCCGCCACCGGGCTGCCGCTGTCCGTGCGCGGCGGCGGGCACGGGTTCGCCGGCTTCGCCACGAACGACGGCGGCGTGGTGCTCGACCTGGCCCATCTGGCGCAGGTCGAGATCGTGGACGAGCGGCGTCACCTCGTACGGGCCGGCGGCGGCGCCACCTGGGGCCAGGTCGCCGACGCCCTCGCCCCGCGCGGCCTGGCGATCTCCTCGGGCGACACCAGGAGCGTCGGCGTCGGCGGGCTGACGCTGGGCGGCGGCATCGGCTGGAAGGTGCGCAAGCACGGACTGACCCTCGACAACCTGGTCGCCGCCGAGGTGGTCACCGCCGGCGGGCAGGTCGTGACGGCGAGCGCCGAAGAGCACCCGGAGCTGTTCTGGGCGCTGCGCGGCGGCGGCGGCAACTTCGGGGTGGTGACCGCGTTCGTGTTCGCGGCCCACCCGACGACGGACGTCTTCCACGGCACGATCAGCTTCCCCGCGGCGGAGGCGGCCACGGTGCTCCAAGGGTGGGCGGAGCACCTGCGCGCCGCGCCCGAGGAGCTGACCTCCGTCGCCGACTTCGCCAACCCGTTCGCCGGCGGCCCGCGGGCTCCGGTGCAGGTCCACGTCGCCTTCGACGGGGACGACGCGCGGCTCGCGGCCCGGGCGATCGACCCGCTCCGCAGGCTCGGCACGGTGACCGGCGACGGCGTCACGCTGAAGCCGTACGCGGACACGCTGGTGGAGGGCATGGTCCCGCCGCCCGGCGTCCGGCTCGTCACGCGGAGCGGGTTCGCCGGGGCGGGGGCGATGCCCGAGGTGCTGCGGGTGCTCGTCGCGGCGGGGGCGGCCGAGGGGGCGCCGTTCGTCTCCGTACGCGCCGTCGGCGGCGCGGTGGCCCGCGTGCCCGCCGACGCCACCGCGTACGCGCACCGCGACGCCGCGCTGATGATCGCGACGACGAGCGCGGGCCCCGAGGCGATCCTCGCGGCGGCCCGCCCGGCGCTGGACACCCTCTGGCGCGACCTCGCGCCGCACGTGGACGGCGCCTACGCCAACTTCCTGTCCTCGGCCGCGGAGGAGGACGTCGCCGCCGTCTACCCGGGGCCGACCTACGACCGGCTCGCCGCGGTCAAGCGCCGCTACGACCCGGAGAACCTGTTCGCCCGCAACCACAACATCCGTCCCCGCTGACCCCGGTCACGTCCGGCGCAGTCCCGCGACGAGCAGCGCGACCAGGGGGCGGGGGTCGTAGCGCGGGTCGTTCTCCGCGCCGATGCAGAGGTTGCCGACGCCGCGCATGAGCTGCAGGGCGGCGATGTCGGAGCGGATCTCCCCGGCGGCGGCCGCGGCGTCGAGCAGCCTCCCGCACACCGGCACGAGCCGGTCGAGGAAGTACGTGTGCAGCGCCTCGAACCCGGCCTCGTCGGACCGCAGCACGCCGGCCAGCCCGTGCTTGGTGACCAGGAAGTCGATGAACAGGTTGATCCATTCGCCCAGGGCGGCGTAGGGGGCCGGGCCGGCCGCCAGCAGGGCCGGCCCGGCCTCGGCCAGGGCCTCGATCTGGTGCCGGTAGACGGCGATGATGAGGTCGGCCCGGGTCGGGAAGTGGCGGTAGATCGTGGCCGTGCCGACGCCGGCCTCGGCCGCGATGTCGCGGATGGGCGCCTCGACGCCCGAGGCGACGAAGACCGCGGCGGCGGCGTCGAGCAGGGTCTTCTCGTTGCGCCTCGCGTCGGCCCGCTTGCGCGGGGCGGCGCGCCCCGCGCCCTCCTCGCTTTCGCGCCCCGCGCCTTCCTCGCTGTCGCTCACCGCGCCGCTCCCTTCCGCCGGCACCGCCCGGCTTGCTAAACGGGACACTGTCCCGTATGTTTCGAACCGGGACACCGTCCCGTTTTCCCTTCCATGATGCCAGAGCGCGCGCCGGACGTGCGCGCTCGCGTCATTCCCGCGAACCCCGGGAGCACCTTCATGCCCCACGACTCCCCGCCCAGCTTCGGGATCATGACCGCGCCGATGCAGGTCGCCTACCACGACGTCCTCCAGGTCTGGCGCGAGGCGGACACGATCCCGGCGATCGAGCACGCCTGGCTGTTCGACCACCTCCTGCCCATCGCCGGCGAGCTGACCGGCCCCGTGCACGAGGGCTGGACCCTGCTCGCCGCCCTCGCCGCGCAGACCCGGCGGCTGCGGCTCGGCCTGCTGGTGACCAGCAACAGGTTCCGGCCGCCCGCGCTGCTGGCCAAGATCGCCACGACCGTCGACGTCGTCTCCGGCGGACGCCTCGACTTCGGCATCGGCGTCGGCTCACGCCCCGGCCACCCCCTGGCCCGGCGCGAGTACGAGGCCCACGGCCTGCCCTTCCACGACACCGCCGACGCCGTGGGCAGCCTGGCCGAGGCGTGCACGGTGATCCGCCGCCTCTGGACGGAGGACGAGCCGTTCGACTTCGACGGCGTCCACCACCGGCTGACCGGCGCGTTCGGCAACCCCAAGCCGGTGCAGCGCCCCCATCCGCCCATCCTCGTCGGCGGCCGTTCGTCGGCGACGCTGCGCGTGGCCGCCGAGCACGCCGACCTGTGGAACATCCCCGGCGGCGGCGACATCGCCGAGCTCGCCGGGCGTAGCGCCCTGCTGGACCGCTACTGCGCGGAGATCGGCCGCGACCCGGCCGCGATCACCCGCTCGATCGGCCTGCCCGTCTCCTACGACCGTCCCGGCCCCACGAGGGACGCGATCGGCGCGGCGGTCGAGGCCGGCTTCCGGCACATCGTGCTCGGGCTGCCCGCCCCCTACCCCGCCGGCGTCGCCCGGTGGGTCGCCGACGAGCTCATCCCCACCCACTGAAGGAAGACCGTTTCTCATGAGCATGACGGACACGACGACCAGGGACACCGCCGCCGCGATCGTCTCGGTGAAGCCGGTGGTGCTGCCCGCCCCCGAACGCGGCGAGGACCTGCGGGTGCGGGTGTCCGCCCCCGCGACCGGGCGGGACCTGCCGGTCGTCGTCCTCTCCCACGGCTTCGGCTGGTCGATGGACGGCTACGGGCCGCTGGCCGACCACTGGGCGGCGCACAGGTTCGTGGTCGTCCAGCCCACCCACCTCGACTCGCGGACGCTCGCCCTGCCACCTGACGATCCCCGTACCCCGCTCATCTGGCGGTTCCGGGTGACGGACCTGACGCGCGTCCTGGACCGGCTGGACGCCGTGGAGGCCGCCGTTCCCGGCCTCGCCGGACGCCTCGACCGCGACCGGATCGCCGTGGCCGGGCACTCCTGGGGCGGGCAGACGGCGAGCATGCTGCTCGGCGCGCGCGTCCTCGACGCCGCGGGCCGGCCGGGAGAGGACCTGACCGACCCGCGGGTCAAGGCGGGCGTGCTGCTCGCGACGCCCGGCTCGGGCGGGGCCGACCTGACGCCGTTCGCGGCCGAGCACTTCCCCTTCATGAACCCCGGCTTCGCGTGGATGACCACGCCCGCGCTCGTGGTCGCGGGCGACCATGACCGGTCCGCGCTGTCGGTACGGGGCCCGGACTGGTTCACCGACCCGTACCGCCTGAGCCCGGCCGGCAAGAGCCTGCTCACCCTGTTCGGGGCGGAGCACTCGCTGGGCGGGATCGTCGGCCCCGGCGCCGCGGAGACCACGGACGAGAGCCCGGCCCGCGTCGCCCTGATCCAGCGGCTCACCACCGCCTACCTCCGCAGCGCCCTCGACCCCGCCGACCCCGCCTGGCCGGCCGCGTGCGCGGCGCTCGCGGCGGAGCCCGGCCCGCTGGGGCGGATCGAGACGAACTGACCGGCTCAGCCCGCCAGGCGCGGCAGGTCCTGCCGGGACCGGTCGGCCAGCAGGCGGGCCACGTCGGCCACCAGCCCCCTCCGCCGGTACGCGGCCCGCTGCCGCGCCGCGCCGGACCCGTGCCGGTGCAGCACGTCCAGCCCCTCGTCCATCAGGGGCAGGTCGCCGAGGGCGCGCAGCGCGGGGCCGACGCGGTCGATCAGCGTGTCCACCAGCCGCCAGACGGGCAGCCTGCGGCCGGTGAGCTGGTCGACGTTCTCCCCCTCCAGCCCGTCGCGGGCGGCCCGCCAGCTCGCGGCGGCGAGCAGGGTGTGGTCCACGTCCGGCGCGGGCCGGCCCGCGCGCACGTCGCCGAGGGCCGTCGCGGCCAGCGCCCTGACCAGCCCCGCGAGGAGCACCACCTCGGCCACGGTCTGGCAGGTGTCGGCGACCCGTACCTCGATCGCCGGCCCGCCGGAGGAGAGCCGGGCCTGCCACTCGGGGACCGCACCGGTGCCGTGCAGCCCTTCGGCCAGCCAGTCGTGGTGCTCGGCCGACCGGAACCAGGGCGGCGGGCCTGCGGCGGGCCGGCTGGCCCTGGCCCTGGCGCGCCCGCTCGCCCAGCCGGTGTCCGTGCCGCCGCCGATCGGCGAGTTCACGGTCAGCGCCTGCAGCACGGGCAGCCAGGGCCGCAGGTGGTTGACCACCTGGACGGCCTCCTCACGGTCGTCCACGCCGAGCCACACGTGACAGCCCGCCTCACCCGGCAGGCCGCCCCTCAGCGCGGTGCCCGTCGCCGCCACCCCGGCGCCCGCCCGGTCCGCGGCGGACACCACGGCGGCGCGCAGGCGCAGCAGTTCCTCCCGCAGCCCGGCAAGCTCGGTGTGCGGGCCGCTGCGGGTCTCGATCTGGGATGCCGTCGTCCCCGTCGTCACCTGGTCCCTGGCGGAGCCGCCGGCGCGCTCGCGTACGTCGCCGGCGACCGGCATCACCGTCGCGGTGGCCGGGTCCAGAAGCATGAACCCCTCCTCGACTCCCATGGTCAGATCCGTCGCAGCCATGGGACCCCCTCTTCCCCGTACGCCAGCGGCCTTGCGGATCAGTCTCGCCCGGCCGGGCGCGAGGCGCGCAGGAGCAGGCGCGCTGGAACGGGGGTCGAGGACAGGAAAGGGGAGAATCCGCTCCTTTCCACTTTCAACCTATAGCGCACCCGGGGACTTGCGGCAAGACCCCGGTCGTGCAGGACAATCGGCGGCCGAGGCCGAGAACCTGCGAAAACGCCGGAGCGCACCACGTGAATCACCCATCGACCACCAGCGTGTTCGACCTGCCCGAGCGGCTCTCCGCCAAGACGGACCCGGCGCTGATCGCCCGCGACGAACGGCACTTCGCGGCCGTCGCCGAGGCCCTGGCGCGGACGGTCACCGAGCTGTCGGACCGCCTCGACGCCACGCGCAGGGCGCCGGGCGGCGCGGGCCGGGCGGCGCTGGACCGGGACCTGGAGGTCCACCGGCTGAGCGCCCGCCTGCGCGCGCTGCGCCGCTTCGGCCTCGACCTGTGTCTCGGCCGCATGGTCGGCGCGGACAGCGCCGGCGGGGCCGAGCCCGTCTACGTCGGGCGGCTGGGGCTGACCGACCGGGAGGGCCGCCGGCTGCTGCTGGACTGGCGGTCCCCGGCGGCCGAGCCGTTCTTCGGCGCCACCCACGCCAACCCGATGGGCCTGTCCAGCCGCCGCCGCTACCGGTGGACGCGCGGCCGGATCAGCGACTACTGGGACGAGGTGTTCACCGCGGACGGGCTCGACGGGCACGCCGCGCTGGACGACCAGTCGGCCTTCATCGCCAGTCTGGGCGGCAGCCGCTCGCCGCGCATGCGTGACGTGCTCGCCACCATCCAGGCCGACCAGGACGCCGTCATCCGGGCGGGCTCGCGCGGCGCCCTGGTCGTGGACGGCGGGCCGGGCACCGGCAAGACCGTGGTCGCGCTGCACCGCTCGGCGTACCTGCTCTACGCCGATCCGCGGCTCGGCCACGAGCGGGGCGGCGTGCTGTTCGTCGGGCCGCACCAGCCGTACCTGGCGTACGTCGCCGACGTCCTGCCCAGCCTCGGCGAGGAGGGCGTGCAGACCTGCACCCTGCGCGACCTCGTGGCCGAGGGCGCGACGGCGGCGGCCGAGAGCGATCCCGAAGTGGCCCGGCTGAAGGCGTCCGCGGACATGGTGAAGGCGATCGAGCCGGCCGTCAGGTTCTACGAGAACCCGCCGACCCAGGCCATGACGGTCACCACGGAATGGGCCGACGTCCGGCTCGGCCCCGACGACTGGGAGGAGGCGTTCGCGGCGGCGGAGCCCGGGATCCCGCACAACGAGGCGCGCGACCGCATCTGGGAGGAACTGGTCACGATCATCGCCGGCAGGCACGAGGACGTCCCCGCCGGCCTGGTCCGCAGGTCGCTGCTGCGCAACCGGGAGCTGCTGACGGTCCTCAACCGCGCCTGGCCGGTGATCGAGGCGTCCGACCTCGTCGGCGACCTGTGGTCGGTGCCCGCGTACCTGCGGCTGTGCGCTCCCTGGCTCGGCGAGGAGGAGGTCCGGCGGCTGCGGCGCGCCGACCCGCAGGCGTGGACGGTGTCGGACCTGCCGCTGCTGGACGCGGCCAGGCAGCGGCTCGGCGACCCGGAGTCCTCGCGGCGCAGGCGCAGGCAGGAGGCCGCCGCCGCGGCGGAGCGCGAGCGCATGGCGGGCGTGGTCGACAACCTGCTCCAGGCCGACGACGACGGCGAGGGCGCGGTGACGATGCTGCGCGGCGCGGACCTCAGGGACGCCCTGGTGGACGAGGGCGCGCTGCCCGCCGCCGAACCCGACCGGCTGGCCGGTCCCTTCGCGCACATCGTGGTGGACGAGGCCCAGGAGCTGACCGACGCGGAGTGGCAGATGCTGCTGCTGCGCTGCCCGTCGCGGAGCTTCACCGTGGTCGGGGACCGCGCCCAGGCCAGGCACGGGTTCACCGAGTCGTGGCGGGAGCGGCTGGAACGGGTCGGGCTGGACCGGATCACCCTCGCCTCCCTCACCGTCAACTACCGGACGCCGGAGGAGATCATGGCGGAGGCCGAGCCGGTCATCCGGGCCGCGCTCCCCGACGCCAACGTGCCGGTGTCCATCCGCGCCGGCGGCGTCCCCGTGCGGCGCGGGCAGGTGGCGGAGCTGGACGCGATCGTGGACGGCTGGCTCGCCGGGCACCCCGAGGGGGTCGCCTGCGTCATCGGCGCCCCGGACTTCGAGCCGCGGCCCCGCGTCCGGTCGCTGACGCCGCAGCTCGCCAAGGGGCTGGAGTTCGACCTGGTCGTCCTCGTCGATCCTGAGCGGTTCGGCGGGGGCGTCGAAGGGGCGGTGGACCGCTACGTCGCGATGACCAGGGCGACCCAGCGCCTCGCCGTCCTGACCAGCCCCTGAGCCCGCGTCGTCAGGTCAGCTCCAGGCCGCCGTCCACGGTGAGGACCTGCCCGGTGATCCAGGGCGCGGCGGCGCGGAGGGTGACGGGCGTCACAGCGCCGTGATGTCACACGGGGGCCTCGGGCGGTGTCACATGCGTGGCACTTCGACGGCGAGCGGGCAGGAGCGACCATGAGCGAACGCGGCACGGACGGCGGGCACGGGCTGGACCCGGCGACGGAGGCGTTCGTCACGCACCGGAACCTGCTGTTCACCGTGGCCTACGAGCTGCTCGGCTCGGCGGCCGACGCCGAGGACGTCCTGCAGGAGACCTGGATGCGGTGGGCGGGCGTGGACCTCGGCGCCGTACGGGACCGGCGCGCCTACCTGGTGCGGATCACCACCCGGCAGGCGCTCGGCCGGCTGCGCACGCTCGGCCGGCGCAGAGAGTCCTACATCGGCCCCTGGCTGCCCGAGCCGCTGCTGACCTCGCCGGACGTCGCCGAGGACGTCGAGCTGGCCGACAGCGTCTCGACGGCGATGCTGCTGGTGCTGGAGACGCTGCAGCCGACCGAGCGGGCGGTGTTCGTGCTGCGCGAGGTGTTCGCCCTGGACTACGACGAGATCGCCGAGGCCGTCGGCAAGAGCCCGGTCGCGGTGCGCCAGATCGCGCACCGGGCCCGGGCCCACGTCGCCGCCCGCCGGCCGCGCGGCAGCGCCTCCCCCGGCGAGATCAGGGATGCCCTGGAGGCGTTCCGGCGGGCGATCGAGACCGGCGACCTGCGGCGGCTGCTCGACATCCTCGCCCCGGACGTGGTCGCGCTCGGCGACGGCGGCGGGGTCGTCAAGGCGGTGCTGACGCCCATGGTCGGCGCCGGCGAGGTGGCCGCGCTGGTGGCCAGGATACGCGCGGCCGAGGCGCCGGCGACGCTGGAGCCGGCGCAGATCAACGGCCATCCGGCGCTGATCTTCCGGGCCGGCGGCGCGATCAGCACCGTCCTCACGGTACGGATCGACGACGGCCTCGTCACCGGCCTCTACGCCGTGCGCAACCCCGAGAAGCTGTCGCGCGTCGAGCGGGAGGTCCCGGTCAGCCGGTGAGGGTGGCGCCGCCGTCGACGGTGATGACCTGTCCGGTGACGTAGCTGTTCGCCATGAGGAACAGGGCCGAGGCGGCGGCCTCCTCGGCGGTGCCGACGCGGCCGAGCGGCGCGTTCGCCCCGGCCGCGGCGACTCCCTCGTCGGAGTCGACGCCCGGCAGCGAGCGCAGGAGCGGCGTGTCGATCATGCCGTAGCGTACGGCGTTCACGCGCTGCCGGGCCGGGGCGAGCTCGACGGCGAGGGCCCTGGTGAGGGTCTCGACGGCGCCGCCGAGCGACAGCGGGGCGCTCATCCCGGGGACGGGGCGGACCACGAGCGTTCCCGAGCTGAACGTGAGCGAGCCTCCAGCGGGCAGGCGGGCCGCCGCCGCGCGGGCGGCGGCGAAGGCGGGCCAGAGGCGGTCGCCGAGGAGCGCGCCGAGGCCGTCGCGCGACACCTCGCTCACGGGGCCGGCGCCGGAGATGCTGCCCGCGGTGACGAGGACGTGGTCGGTGTGCCCGGCCCGGTCGAACGCCTCGTCGAGGGTGCGCTGGTCGCCGCCGTCGCCGGAGACGCCCACCACGGCGTCGCCGGGGTCGTCCTCCTGGCCCGCCTCGCGTACCCGGGCGACGGCGGCCTCCAGCCGGCCGGGGTCGCGTCCGACCAGGACGACGCGTGCGCCGACGGAACGCAGCAGGACGCCCGCCGCCAGCCCGATGCCGGAGCTGGCGCCGATGAGGACGGCGGTCGCGCCGGCGAGGCCGGTGGGCAGCGGGGAGCGCACGGGGACGGGCGTGGAAGCAGTGGTCATGGGATGCCTTCCGAGGCGAGAATAAACCATCTGGTTGTTTTATTTCCGGCTCCGATACTGCCGCTCGCACGGGAGCGAGTCAACCGGATGGTTTAATTTCTTCATGGCCTATGACGCGGAGGACACCAAGCGGCGCATCTTCACGGCCGCCACCGCCGAGTTCGCCGAGCACGGACTGGCCGGGGCCAGGGTCGACCGGATCGCCGCCGCCGCCAAGGCCAACAAGCAGGCCATCTACCTCTACTACGGCGGCAAGGAGAAGCTCTTCGCCGCCGTCCTGCGGGCGAAGCTGGAGGAGATCCACGTCGCGATCTCCCTCGACCCCGAGGCGCTGGCCGAGTCCGTCGGGCAGATCTTCGACTGGCACCAGCAGCACCCGGAGCTGATCCGGCTGCTGCTGTGGGAGGCGCTGGAGACGTGCGGCGACGGGCCCGGCGAGGGCGAGGAGGAGCGCCGCGCCGGGTTCAGGGCGAAGGCCTGCCTCCTCGCCGCCAACGTCGCCCCCGGCCTGCCCGAGCAGGCGCGCGTACGGGCCGCCCAGGACCTGCTCTTCACCATCATGGGGCTCATCGCCTGGAACTTCGCGGTGCCCGGGATGTGCCGGCTGGTGCTGGACGAGGAGAGCGACCAGGCCGCGCTGGCCCGCCGCCGCGAGGCGGTGATCGCCGCCGCCCGCCGGCTCGCCGCCGCCCCGTCGCCCAGCTGACTCCTTGATCACCTCCCGCATATACTTGTAACAAGACATGTATATGCGGGAAGGCATACGCCATGGAACGTCCCATCGGTTACTGGCTCAAGCACCTCGACCGGCTCATCGAGGCCGAGGCCGAGCGGGTCCTCGCCGAGGAGGGCCTCACGCGCCGGCACTGGCAGGTGCTGAACACGCTGCACCAGGCCCCGCGGACCGCGAACGGCCTCGGCGAGACGCTGGGGCCCTTCTGGCAGCCCGGCGCGATCACGCTGGAGGACGTCACCGGCGAGCTGGCCCGGCGCGGCTGGCTGACGGAGGACGCCGAGGGCCGCCACACCCTCACCCCCGAGGGCCTGGCCGGGCACGCCGCCGCGCGGGA is part of the Nonomuraea coxensis DSM 45129 genome and encodes:
- a CDS encoding FAD-binding oxidoreductase — translated: MNAALETLRRDFGGDVIGPDDAGYAAASGSLLVPGSPALVLRPKTVADARAGVRFAAATGLPLSVRGGGHGFAGFATNDGGVVLDLAHLAQVEIVDERRHLVRAGGGATWGQVADALAPRGLAISSGDTRSVGVGGLTLGGGIGWKVRKHGLTLDNLVAAEVVTAGGQVVTASAEEHPELFWALRGGGGNFGVVTAFVFAAHPTTDVFHGTISFPAAEAATVLQGWAEHLRAAPEELTSVADFANPFAGGPRAPVQVHVAFDGDDARLAARAIDPLRRLGTVTGDGVTLKPYADTLVEGMVPPPGVRLVTRSGFAGAGAMPEVLRVLVAAGAAEGAPFVSVRAVGGAVARVPADATAYAHRDAALMIATTSAGPEAILAAARPALDTLWRDLAPHVDGAYANFLSSAAEEDVAAVYPGPTYDRLAAVKRRYDPENLFARNHNIRPR
- a CDS encoding TetR family transcriptional regulator: MSDSEEGAGRESEEGAGRAAPRKRADARRNEKTLLDAAAAVFVASGVEAPIRDIAAEAGVGTATIYRHFPTRADLIIAVYRHQIEALAEAGPALLAAGPAPYAALGEWINLFIDFLVTKHGLAGVLRSDEAGFEALHTYFLDRLVPVCGRLLDAAAAAGEIRSDIAALQLMRGVGNLCIGAENDPRYDPRPLVALLVAGLRRT
- a CDS encoding LLM class flavin-dependent oxidoreductase, giving the protein MPHDSPPSFGIMTAPMQVAYHDVLQVWREADTIPAIEHAWLFDHLLPIAGELTGPVHEGWTLLAALAAQTRRLRLGLLVTSNRFRPPALLAKIATTVDVVSGGRLDFGIGVGSRPGHPLARREYEAHGLPFHDTADAVGSLAEACTVIRRLWTEDEPFDFDGVHHRLTGAFGNPKPVQRPHPPILVGGRSSATLRVAAEHADLWNIPGGGDIAELAGRSALLDRYCAEIGRDPAAITRSIGLPVSYDRPGPTRDAIGAAVEAGFRHIVLGLPAPYPAGVARWVADELIPTH
- a CDS encoding alpha/beta hydrolase family protein, with amino-acid sequence MSMTDTTTRDTAAAIVSVKPVVLPAPERGEDLRVRVSAPATGRDLPVVVLSHGFGWSMDGYGPLADHWAAHRFVVVQPTHLDSRTLALPPDDPRTPLIWRFRVTDLTRVLDRLDAVEAAVPGLAGRLDRDRIAVAGHSWGGQTASMLLGARVLDAAGRPGEDLTDPRVKAGVLLATPGSGGADLTPFAAEHFPFMNPGFAWMTTPALVVAGDHDRSALSVRGPDWFTDPYRLSPAGKSLLTLFGAEHSLGGIVGPGAAETTDESPARVALIQRLTTAYLRSALDPADPAWPAACAALAAEPGPLGRIETN
- a CDS encoding carboxylate-amine ligase, producing MAATDLTMGVEEGFMLLDPATATVMPVAGDVRERAGGSARDQVTTGTTASQIETRSGPHTELAGLREELLRLRAAVVSAADRAGAGVAATGTALRGGLPGEAGCHVWLGVDDREEAVQVVNHLRPWLPVLQALTVNSPIGGGTDTGWASGRARARASRPAAGPPPWFRSAEHHDWLAEGLHGTGAVPEWQARLSSGGPAIEVRVADTCQTVAEVVLLAGLVRALAATALGDVRAGRPAPDVDHTLLAAASWRAARDGLEGENVDQLTGRRLPVWRLVDTLIDRVGPALRALGDLPLMDEGLDVLHRHGSGAARQRAAYRRRGLVADVARLLADRSRQDLPRLAG
- the helR gene encoding RNA polymerase recycling motor ATPase HelR, encoding MNHPSTTSVFDLPERLSAKTDPALIARDERHFAAVAEALARTVTELSDRLDATRRAPGGAGRAALDRDLEVHRLSARLRALRRFGLDLCLGRMVGADSAGGAEPVYVGRLGLTDREGRRLLLDWRSPAAEPFFGATHANPMGLSSRRRYRWTRGRISDYWDEVFTADGLDGHAALDDQSAFIASLGGSRSPRMRDVLATIQADQDAVIRAGSRGALVVDGGPGTGKTVVALHRSAYLLYADPRLGHERGGVLFVGPHQPYLAYVADVLPSLGEEGVQTCTLRDLVAEGATAAAESDPEVARLKASADMVKAIEPAVRFYENPPTQAMTVTTEWADVRLGPDDWEEAFAAAEPGIPHNEARDRIWEELVTIIAGRHEDVPAGLVRRSLLRNRELLTVLNRAWPVIEASDLVGDLWSVPAYLRLCAPWLGEEEVRRLRRADPQAWTVSDLPLLDAARQRLGDPESSRRRRRQEAAAAAERERMAGVVDNLLQADDDGEGAVTMLRGADLRDALVDEGALPAAEPDRLAGPFAHIVVDEAQELTDAEWQMLLLRCPSRSFTVVGDRAQARHGFTESWRERLERVGLDRITLASLTVNYRTPEEIMAEAEPVIRAALPDANVPVSIRAGGVPVRRGQVAELDAIVDGWLAGHPEGVACVIGAPDFEPRPRVRSLTPQLAKGLEFDLVVLVDPERFGGGVEGAVDRYVAMTRATQRLAVLTSP
- a CDS encoding RNA polymerase sigma-70 factor produces the protein MSERGTDGGHGLDPATEAFVTHRNLLFTVAYELLGSAADAEDVLQETWMRWAGVDLGAVRDRRAYLVRITTRQALGRLRTLGRRRESYIGPWLPEPLLTSPDVAEDVELADSVSTAMLLVLETLQPTERAVFVLREVFALDYDEIAEAVGKSPVAVRQIAHRARAHVAARRPRGSASPGEIRDALEAFRRAIETGDLRRLLDILAPDVVALGDGGGVVKAVLTPMVGAGEVAALVARIRAAEAPATLEPAQINGHPALIFRAGGAISTVLTVRIDDGLVTGLYAVRNPEKLSRVEREVPVSR
- a CDS encoding SDR family oxidoreductase; its protein translation is MTTASTPVPVRSPLPTGLAGATAVLIGASSGIGLAAGVLLRSVGARVVLVGRDPGRLEAAVARVREAGQEDDPGDAVVGVSGDGGDQRTLDEAFDRAGHTDHVLVTAGSISGAGPVSEVSRDGLGALLGDRLWPAFAAARAAAARLPAGGSLTFSSGTLVVRPVPGMSAPLSLGGAVETLTRALAVELAPARQRVNAVRYGMIDTPLLRSLPGVDSDEGVAAAGANAPLGRVGTAEEAAASALFLMANSYVTGQVITVDGGATLTG
- a CDS encoding TetR/AcrR family transcriptional regulator; translated protein: MAYDAEDTKRRIFTAATAEFAEHGLAGARVDRIAAAAKANKQAIYLYYGGKEKLFAAVLRAKLEEIHVAISLDPEALAESVGQIFDWHQQHPELIRLLLWEALETCGDGPGEGEEERRAGFRAKACLLAANVAPGLPEQARVRAAQDLLFTIMGLIAWNFAVPGMCRLVLDEESDQAALARRREAVIAAARRLAAAPSPS
- a CDS encoding MarR family winged helix-turn-helix transcriptional regulator; translation: MERPIGYWLKHLDRLIEAEAERVLAEEGLTRRHWQVLNTLHQAPRTANGLGETLGPFWQPGAITLEDVTGELARRGWLTEDAEGRHTLTPEGLAGHAAAREKVHGIRSAFLTGLTEEEYTGTVRALRRMAANLEARQAS